The proteins below are encoded in one region of Apium graveolens cultivar Ventura chromosome 4, ASM990537v1, whole genome shotgun sequence:
- the LOC141717835 gene encoding zinc finger protein GAI-ASSOCIATED FACTOR 1-like isoform X2: MPEIMDSSTAVNDSTVSGDASVSSSGNQMPPPKAEKKKRNLPGMPDPDAEVIALSPKTLMATNRFVCEICNKGFQRDQNLQLHRRGHNLPWKLRQRTSKEIRKRVYVCPEESCVHHDPSRALGDLTGIKKHYFRKHGEKKWKCEKCSKKYAVQSDWKAHSKICGTREYKCDCGTLFSRRDSFITHRAFCDALAVESAKEPVAPPSVEEEPDPQTVDPSPPSPPVQSPPSVPTSSPTISLILPDQTPESQDDPIPQSTQAIDDTPTPVQVASLTASSSSSSNNGSTRSTVFASLFASSTASGSMHSQPSGFTDFVHATAQADPMHDLGPSLSIEPTSLCLATNHGSSIFGTAGHECRQYALPPQPAMSATALLQKAAQMGAAATNASLLRGLGVVSSTSSTGQQHWNAQQFESGSASLAAGLGLGLPYDGGSGLKELMMGTPSVFDPKYTTLDLLGLGMAAGGGPTGELSALMTSIGSSLDPASTYGNAEFSGEKYGRSS, translated from the exons ATGCCAGAAATTATGGATAGCTCCACTGCTGTGAATGATTCCACTGTTTCCGGTGATGCTAGTGTTTCCTCTTCCGGTAATCAAATGCCTCCCCCGAAAGCGGAGAAGAAGAAGCGTAATTTACCCGGAATGCCTG ATCCAGATGCAGAGGTTATTGCTTTGTCCCCAAAGACTTTGATGGCTACGAATCGGTTTGTTTGTGAAATTTGTAATAAAGGGTTTCAGCGTGATCAGAATTTGCAGCTTCATAGAAGAGGACATAATTTGCCATGGAAGTTAAGGCAGAGGACAAGTAAAGAGATACGTAAGCGAGTGTATGTCTGTCCTGAGGAATCGTGTGTTCATCATGATCCTTCTAGAGCATTGGGCGATCTTACGGGGATAAAGAAGCATTATTTTAGGAAACACGGTGAGAAGAAGTGGAAATGTGAAAAGTGCTCGAAGAAATATGCTGTTCAATCTGATTGGAAAGCTCACTCAAAGATTTGCGGCACTAGAGAGTATAAGTGTGATTGTGGGACTTTGTTTTCTAG AAGAGATAGTTTTATCACACACAGGGCATTCTGCGATGCTTTAGCTGTGGAGAGTGCCAAAGAACCAGTTGCACCTCCCAGCGTGGAAGAAGAACCGGACCCTCAAACTGTCGATCCATCCCCGCCATCGCCGCCTGTGCAATCCCCTCCTTCAGTTCCGACATCTAGTCCTACGATATCTCTCATTTTGCCTGATCAAACTCCAG AGTCACAAGATGATCCTATTCCCCAATCAACACAGGCTATAGATGACACACCGACACCAGTCCAGGTAGCTAGTTTGACTGCAAGCAGTAGCAGTTCAAGCAACAATGGGAGTACAAGAAGTACCGTTTTTGCCAGCTTGTTTGCTTCATCTACAGCGTCTGGAAGCATGCATTCTCAACCAAGTGGATTTACTGATTTTGTTCATGCTACGGCTCAAGCTGATCCAATGCATGACCTGGGACCATCGTTATCAATAGAACCAACTTCCCTTTGCCTCGCAACCAATCACGGGTCTTCAATCTTTGGAACTGCGGGGCATGAGTGTAGGCAATATGCCCTTCCACCACAGCCAGCAATGTCTGCAACTGCGTTACTGCAAAAAGCAGCTCAAATGGGTGCAGCTGCAACAAATGCATCCTTACTCAGAGGGCTTGGAGTTGTTTCTTCTACATCTTCCACTGGGCAGCAACACTGGAATGCACAACAATTTGAGTCAGGGAGTGCATCATTGGCTGCAGGGCTAGGACTTGGTCTGCCGTATGATGGGGGTTCAGGTTTGAAAGAATTAATGATGGGAACTCCATCTGTATTTGATCCGAAGTATACTACTCTTGATCTACTGGGATTGGGGATGGCAGCTGGTGGTGGACCAACGGGTGAACTATCGGCTCTGATGACATCAATTGGTAGCAGCCTTGATCCTGCATCTACATATGGAAATGCAGAATTTTCAGGAGAAAAATATGGGAGGAGTTCGTGA
- the LOC141717835 gene encoding zinc finger protein GAI-ASSOCIATED FACTOR 1-like isoform X1, whose amino-acid sequence MPEIMDSSTAVNDSTVSGDASVSSSGNQMPPPKAEKKKRNLPGMPDPDAEVIALSPKTLMATNRFVCEICNKGFQRDQNLQLHRRGHNLPWKLRQRTSKEIRKRVYVCPEESCVHHDPSRALGDLTGIKKHYFRKHGEKKWKCEKCSKKYAVQSDWKAHSKICGTREYKCDCGTLFSRRDSFITHRAFCDALAVESAKEPVAPPSVEEEPDPQTVDPSPPSPPVQSPPSVPTSSPTISLILPDQTPAFDSTESQDDPIPQSTQAIDDTPTPVQVASLTASSSSSSNNGSTRSTVFASLFASSTASGSMHSQPSGFTDFVHATAQADPMHDLGPSLSIEPTSLCLATNHGSSIFGTAGHECRQYALPPQPAMSATALLQKAAQMGAAATNASLLRGLGVVSSTSSTGQQHWNAQQFESGSASLAAGLGLGLPYDGGSGLKELMMGTPSVFDPKYTTLDLLGLGMAAGGGPTGELSALMTSIGSSLDPASTYGNAEFSGEKYGRSS is encoded by the exons ATGCCAGAAATTATGGATAGCTCCACTGCTGTGAATGATTCCACTGTTTCCGGTGATGCTAGTGTTTCCTCTTCCGGTAATCAAATGCCTCCCCCGAAAGCGGAGAAGAAGAAGCGTAATTTACCCGGAATGCCTG ATCCAGATGCAGAGGTTATTGCTTTGTCCCCAAAGACTTTGATGGCTACGAATCGGTTTGTTTGTGAAATTTGTAATAAAGGGTTTCAGCGTGATCAGAATTTGCAGCTTCATAGAAGAGGACATAATTTGCCATGGAAGTTAAGGCAGAGGACAAGTAAAGAGATACGTAAGCGAGTGTATGTCTGTCCTGAGGAATCGTGTGTTCATCATGATCCTTCTAGAGCATTGGGCGATCTTACGGGGATAAAGAAGCATTATTTTAGGAAACACGGTGAGAAGAAGTGGAAATGTGAAAAGTGCTCGAAGAAATATGCTGTTCAATCTGATTGGAAAGCTCACTCAAAGATTTGCGGCACTAGAGAGTATAAGTGTGATTGTGGGACTTTGTTTTCTAG AAGAGATAGTTTTATCACACACAGGGCATTCTGCGATGCTTTAGCTGTGGAGAGTGCCAAAGAACCAGTTGCACCTCCCAGCGTGGAAGAAGAACCGGACCCTCAAACTGTCGATCCATCCCCGCCATCGCCGCCTGTGCAATCCCCTCCTTCAGTTCCGACATCTAGTCCTACGATATCTCTCATTTTGCCTGATCAAACTCCAG CTTTTGATTCAACAGAGTCACAAGATGATCCTATTCCCCAATCAACACAGGCTATAGATGACACACCGACACCAGTCCAGGTAGCTAGTTTGACTGCAAGCAGTAGCAGTTCAAGCAACAATGGGAGTACAAGAAGTACCGTTTTTGCCAGCTTGTTTGCTTCATCTACAGCGTCTGGAAGCATGCATTCTCAACCAAGTGGATTTACTGATTTTGTTCATGCTACGGCTCAAGCTGATCCAATGCATGACCTGGGACCATCGTTATCAATAGAACCAACTTCCCTTTGCCTCGCAACCAATCACGGGTCTTCAATCTTTGGAACTGCGGGGCATGAGTGTAGGCAATATGCCCTTCCACCACAGCCAGCAATGTCTGCAACTGCGTTACTGCAAAAAGCAGCTCAAATGGGTGCAGCTGCAACAAATGCATCCTTACTCAGAGGGCTTGGAGTTGTTTCTTCTACATCTTCCACTGGGCAGCAACACTGGAATGCACAACAATTTGAGTCAGGGAGTGCATCATTGGCTGCAGGGCTAGGACTTGGTCTGCCGTATGATGGGGGTTCAGGTTTGAAAGAATTAATGATGGGAACTCCATCTGTATTTGATCCGAAGTATACTACTCTTGATCTACTGGGATTGGGGATGGCAGCTGGTGGTGGACCAACGGGTGAACTATCGGCTCTGATGACATCAATTGGTAGCAGCCTTGATCCTGCATCTACATATGGAAATGCAGAATTTTCAGGAGAAAAATATGGGAGGAGTTCGTGA